One Nicotiana sylvestris chromosome 12, ASM39365v2, whole genome shotgun sequence genomic window carries:
- the LOC104239562 gene encoding serine/threonine-protein kinase SAPK3-like, whose protein sequence is MEERYEPLKKLGSGHFGVARLVKDKKTKELVAVKYIERGQKIDENVQREIINHRSLKHPNIVRFKEVLLTPTHLAIVMEYAAGGELFAKICSAGRFSEDEARFFFQQLISGVSYCHSMEICHRDLKLENTLLDGSPTPRVKICDFGYSKSGLLHSQPKSAVGTPAYIAPEVLSRKEYDGKIADVWSCGVTLYVMLVGAYPFEDPEDPRNFRKTIERIKNAQYSIPDYVRISAECRNLISGIFVANPSKRITIPEIKQHSWFLKNLSKDLMDCENSRFEEISDQPQQRMEEILRIIQEAKTPGEVSKPDVPTDVDGTEGDLESEIDTSDDFLDPHRE, encoded by the exons ATGGAGGAGAGGTATGAGCCATTGAAAAAACTTGGTTCTGGGCATTTTGGGGTGGCTAGACTTGTCAAAGACAAGAAAACAAAGGAACTTGTTGCTGTCAAATATATTGAAAGAGGACAAAAG aTTGATGAGAATGTTCAGAGGGAAATTATAAATCATAGATCATTAAAGCATCCCAATATTGTCAGATTTAAAGAG GTTTTGTTAACTCCAACACATTTAGCAATTGTTATGGAATATGCAGCAGGTGGtgaactttttgctaaaataTGCAGTGCTGGTAGATTTAGTGAAGATGAG GCTCGCTTCTTCTTCCAACAGCTAATATCTGGAGTTAGTTACTGTCATTCAATG gaaATTTGTCACAGGGATTTGAAGTTGGAGAATACACTCCTTGATGGAAGTCCAACGCCACGTGTAAAAATATGCGATTTTGGTTATTCCAAG TCTGGTTTGTTGCATTCACAACCCAAGTCGGCTGTTGGAACACCGGCTTATATTGCACCTGAGGTCCTCTCGCGGAAGGAATATGATGGGAAG ATTGCAGATGTGTGGTCATGTGGGGTGACACTATATGTGATGTTAGTAGGAGCATACCCTTTTGAAGATCCTGAAGATCCAAGAAATTTTCGTAAAACCATTGAG agaATAAAGAATGCTCAGTACTCTATACCAGATTATGTAAGAATATCTGCTGAATGTAGAAACCTCATCTCTGGAATTTTTGTCGCAAACCCCTCCAAG AGGATCACCATTCCAGAAATAAAGCAACATTCCTGGTTCCTAAAGAATCTGTCAAAAGACCTTATGGATTGTGAAAATTCAAGATTTGAAGAAATTTCAGATCAACCACAGCAACGCATGGAAGAAATATTGCGGATAATACAAGAGGCTAAGACCCCCGGAGAAGTGTCAAAACCCGACGTGCCAACAGACGTCGATGGCACGGAGGGTGACCTCGAGTCTGAAATTGACACAAGCGACGATTTTTTGGATCCTCATAGAGAGTGA
- the LOC104239563 gene encoding AUGMIN subunit 2-like gives MMGSDTNSTWVGRKPMRRIGGMSDALSIAAELGFSVPPPSSQEEIQNLSTTSGEKGDDLIRVLKELTAVQRKIADLQVELQGRKEDKNVAHLTHVSEMEKKIETLQRITTILKDVIQNKDRIIARLQQPYSLDCIPVEAEYQKQFSELLMRAASDYGALTASVEDFQWSQKFKEPPTVWGEMLRPIPVALASCTIFFEAMSAMRESFAALQALRVGHSSSLAKVPSKDPSQTNVGDSDCVTPPPVRTESSFDDLAVGSLRRQESEPQEGSEIAKGTDGMNHSRLSWPPSVKNIS, from the exons atgatgGGAAGCGACACAAACTCAACATGGGTTGGAAGAAAACCAATGAGACGAATTGGTGGGATGTCAGATGCGCTCTCTATTGCTGCTGAACTTGGCTTCTCtgttcctcctccttcttctcag GAGGAGATCCAAAATTTATCCACCACCAGCGGTGAAAAAGGTGATGACTTGATAAGGGTCTTGAAGGAACTCACTGCTGTTCAAAGGAAAATTGCAGATTTACAAGTGGAACTTCAGGGTCGAAAG GAGGACAAAAATGTTGCTCATTTGACACATGTCAGTGAAATGGAAAAGAAAATCGAAACATTGCAAAGGATTACTACTATTTTGAAGGACGTTATTCAGAATAAG GACCGCATAATAGCTCGCCTTCAACAACCATATTCGTTGGATTGCATTCCTGTGGAAGCTGAATATCAG AAACAATTTTCAGAATTGCTGATGAGGGCTGCTAGTGATTATGGTGCTTTAACGGCCTCTGTAGAAGATTTTCAATGGAGTCAGAAATTTAAAGAACCACCAACAGTGTGGGGG GAAATGCTTCGTCCGATTCCTGTTGCTTTGGCTTCTTGCACCATATTCTTTGAAGCCATGTCCGCAATGAGGGAGTCATTCGCAGCGCTACAAGCTTTGAGAGTTGGTCATTCTTCTTCCTTGGCTAAAGTACCGAGCAAGGATCCTTCTCAAACAAATGTTGGAGATTCTGATTGTGTGACTCCTCCCCCAGTGAGAACCGAATCGAGCTTCGATGATttagcagtcggaagcttgagaAGGCAAGAAAGTGAGCCACAAGAAGGTAGTGAAATTGCAAAAGGTACTGATGGCATGAACCACAGTAGATTGTCATGGCCTCCTTCAGTTAAGAACATCTCATAA